The Mycolicibacterium flavescens genome has a segment encoding these proteins:
- the rluB gene encoding pseudouridine synthase family protein has product MAEPEGVRLQKVLSQAGIASRRVAEKMIRDGRVEVDDRVVTELGTRVDPEVSVIRVDGARVTLDDTLVHLAINKPKGMHSTMSDDRGRPCIGDLVEHRVRGNKKLFHVGRLDADTEGLMLLTNDGELAHRLMHPSFEVPKTYLATVLGAVPRGVGRQLRYGVELDDGPARVDDFAVVDKVPGKTLVRVTLHEGRKRIVRRMLAAVGHPVQELVRTDIGTVTLGDQRPGSIRVLTQKELGELYRAVGL; this is encoded by the coding sequence ATGGCTGAACCCGAAGGCGTGCGGCTGCAGAAAGTGTTGTCGCAGGCCGGAATTGCGTCGCGCCGGGTCGCCGAGAAGATGATCAGGGACGGACGCGTGGAGGTCGACGACCGCGTCGTCACCGAGTTGGGCACCCGCGTCGACCCCGAGGTCTCGGTGATCCGGGTCGACGGGGCGCGGGTGACGCTCGACGACACGCTGGTGCACCTGGCGATCAACAAACCCAAGGGCATGCATTCGACGATGTCCGACGACCGGGGCCGCCCGTGCATCGGTGACCTTGTCGAGCACCGGGTTCGGGGTAACAAGAAGCTGTTTCATGTCGGCCGGCTCGACGCCGACACCGAGGGGCTGATGCTGTTGACGAACGACGGGGAGCTGGCCCACCGGCTGATGCACCCCTCGTTCGAGGTGCCCAAGACCTACCTGGCCACCGTGCTGGGCGCAGTGCCCCGCGGGGTGGGCCGCCAGCTGCGCTACGGCGTTGAACTCGACGACGGACCGGCACGGGTCGACGATTTCGCGGTCGTCGACAAGGTTCCCGGCAAGACGCTGGTGCGGGTCACCCTGCACGAAGGTCGCAAGCGGATCGTGCGTCGGATGCTCGCGGCGGTCGGCCATCCGGTGCAGGAGCTGGTGCGAACCGACATCGGCACCGTCACGCTCGGCGATCAGCGTCCGGGCAGCATCCGGGTGCTGACGCAGAAGGAGCTCGGCGAGTTGTACAGGGCGGTCGGCCTGTGA
- the scpB gene encoding transcriptional regulator encodes MDSEDHDNLDEVATDLDREGVAADATDLGIDVAEPPELEDGELGAVLEALLLVVDTPATVEQLALAIEQPPYRVAAKLQAMAQEYTARDSGIDLREAGGGWRMYTRSRYAPYVERLLLDGARSKLTRAALETLAVVAYRQPVTRARVSAVRGVNVDAVIRTLVARGLITEAGTDPDTGAVTFATTELFLERLGLTSLADLPDIAPLLPDVDVIDDLSETLDEDPRFMKLSGAPAPEQPLSFDVDTDAHG; translated from the coding sequence ATGGATAGCGAAGACCACGACAACCTCGACGAGGTCGCGACGGACCTCGACCGCGAGGGCGTCGCGGCCGACGCGACCGATCTCGGGATCGACGTCGCCGAACCGCCCGAGCTGGAGGACGGTGAGCTCGGCGCGGTGCTCGAGGCGCTGCTGCTGGTGGTCGACACCCCGGCGACCGTGGAGCAACTGGCGCTGGCGATCGAGCAGCCGCCGTACCGCGTCGCGGCGAAGTTGCAGGCGATGGCCCAGGAGTACACCGCCCGTGACAGCGGTATCGACCTGCGCGAGGCGGGGGGCGGCTGGCGGATGTACACGCGCTCGCGCTACGCCCCGTATGTGGAACGGTTGCTCCTCGACGGGGCGCGCTCGAAGCTGACGCGCGCGGCGCTGGAGACGCTGGCCGTGGTGGCCTATCGGCAGCCGGTGACTCGCGCCCGAGTGAGCGCGGTGCGCGGCGTCAACGTCGATGCGGTGATACGCACGCTGGTGGCCCGCGGCCTGATCACCGAGGCGGGCACTGATCCCGACACCGGCGCAGTGACGTTCGCGACCACGGAGCTCTTCCTCGAACGGTTGGGCCTGACGTCTCTGGCCGACCTCCCCGACATCGCGCCGCTGCTGCCCGACGTCGACGTGATCGACGACCTCAGCGAAACCCTGGACGAGGACCCGCGTTTCATGAAACTCAGCGGTGCTCCGGCGCCCGAACAGCCGCTGTCCTTCGATGTGGACACCGACGCACATGGCTGA
- a CDS encoding permease produces the protein MRSLLIFTLVGVGAQLVDGALGMAFGVTASTLLVLSGLGAAQASAAVHLAEVGTTLASGLSHWRFKNIDWSIVLKLGLPGAIGAFVGATVLSSLSTEHAAPLMAGILVAIGIYVLLRFSLRNPPVMRHGETPHTARFLSPLGLFGGLIDASGGGGWGPVTTSTLLSRGKTAPRTVIGSVSASEFLVAASASVGFGIGLREEFVENLPVVLGLAVGGVVAAPFAAWLVSRIRPALLGTAVGGVIVVTNSQKLVHYFGIEWPWSTGVYTLIVIGWAAALYVAWRYRRPVVSAPVASEVEVVPSVAP, from the coding sequence GTGCGTTCGCTTCTGATATTCACGCTCGTCGGTGTCGGAGCGCAGCTGGTGGACGGCGCGCTGGGCATGGCGTTCGGCGTGACCGCCTCGACGCTGCTGGTGCTCAGTGGCCTCGGAGCTGCCCAGGCGAGCGCCGCGGTGCACCTGGCCGAGGTCGGCACGACGCTGGCCTCGGGTCTGTCGCACTGGCGGTTCAAGAACATCGACTGGTCGATCGTGCTGAAGCTGGGCCTGCCCGGTGCGATCGGGGCGTTCGTAGGTGCGACCGTGCTGTCGTCGCTGTCGACCGAGCATGCCGCCCCGTTGATGGCGGGGATCCTGGTCGCGATCGGAATCTACGTGCTGTTGCGGTTCTCGCTGCGCAACCCTCCGGTGATGCGGCACGGTGAGACACCGCATACCGCGAGGTTCCTCAGCCCGCTCGGGTTGTTCGGCGGGTTGATCGACGCGTCCGGTGGTGGTGGCTGGGGCCCGGTGACGACGAGCACGTTGCTGTCGCGCGGTAAGACGGCCCCGCGCACGGTGATCGGTTCGGTCAGCGCTTCGGAGTTCCTAGTGGCGGCCTCGGCCTCGGTCGGTTTCGGTATCGGGTTGCGCGAGGAGTTCGTCGAGAACCTGCCGGTGGTGCTCGGACTCGCCGTGGGCGGCGTGGTCGCCGCCCCGTTCGCCGCGTGGCTGGTGAGCCGGATCCGGCCCGCGCTGTTGGGCACGGCCGTCGGCGGTGTCATCGTGGTGACCAACAGCCAGAAGCTGGTGCATTACTTCGGTATCGAATGGCCGTGGTCGACGGGTGTTTACACGCTGATCGTAATTGGCTGGGCCGCAGCGCTTTACGTGGCGTGGCGGTACCGTCGGCCCGTGGTATCCGCGCCGGTGGCCAGCGAGGTCGAGGTGGTGCCGAGCGTTGCTCCGTAG
- a CDS encoding integrase family protein translates to MVFTTRLAGAKGGRNAFEAELRRLHVHQINSTPNHPTTCGKVERFQQPLTKWLTRQPRAATLAELQTQLDAFTDEYNHRHPHRSLPHHATPAVIYTSRPKASPATRIDTHNRVRTDRVDQAGAVTLRVNGRLHHIGIGRHHYRTRVLILTQDHHITVINAATGQTLRDFTLDPTRDYQPTGAPRGPKRKKTADLK, encoded by the coding sequence ATGGTCTTCACCACCCGCCTCGCCGGCGCCAAAGGTGGACGCAACGCCTTCGAAGCCGAACTACGTCGCCTCCACGTCCACCAAATCAACTCCACCCCCAACCACCCCACCACCTGCGGGAAAGTCGAACGCTTCCAACAACCCCTCACAAAATGGCTCACCCGCCAACCCCGAGCCGCCACCCTCGCCGAACTACAAACCCAACTCGACGCCTTCACCGACGAATACAACCACCGCCACCCACACCGCTCCCTACCCCACCACGCGACCCCCGCAGTCATCTACACCAGCCGCCCCAAAGCCAGCCCAGCAACCCGCATCGACACCCACAACCGCGTCCGCACCGACCGCGTCGACCAAGCTGGAGCCGTCACCCTGCGCGTCAACGGACGCCTCCACCACATCGGCATCGGCCGCCACCACTACCGAACCCGCGTCCTGATCCTCACCCAGGACCACCACATCACCGTCATCAACGCCGCCACCGGACAAACCCTGCGCGACTTCACCCTCGACCCCACCAGGGACTACCAACCCACCGGCGCCCCCAGAGGCCCCAAACGCAAAAAAACCGCGGACCTAAAGTAG
- the scpA_3 gene encoding chromosome segregation and condensation protein ScpA: protein MNDPVTGTEAETTPDSDDAPQSGFQVRLSNFEGPFDLLLQLIFAHRLDVTEVALHRVTDDFIAYTKAIGPQLELDETTAFLVIAATLLDLKAARLLPAGEVHDEEDLALLEVRDLLFARLLQYRAFKHVAEMFAELEAAALRSYPRAVALEDRYSALLPEVMIGVDAEAFAQIAAAAFTPRPVPTVSTEHLHHAAVSVPEQIGNLMALLESRGIGQWASFRDLVADCEAPIEIVGRFLALLELYRARAVAFEQPEALGVLQISWTGERPTHQHLAVEEDQYG from the coding sequence GTGAATGACCCGGTGACGGGGACCGAAGCCGAGACGACCCCGGATTCGGACGATGCTCCACAGTCGGGTTTTCAGGTTCGGCTGAGCAATTTCGAGGGCCCGTTCGACCTGCTGTTGCAGCTGATCTTCGCCCACCGCCTCGACGTCACGGAGGTGGCACTGCACCGGGTGACCGACGACTTCATCGCCTACACCAAGGCGATCGGCCCCCAGCTCGAACTCGACGAGACCACCGCGTTCCTGGTGATCGCCGCGACCCTGCTCGACCTGAAGGCGGCGCGCCTGCTGCCAGCCGGCGAGGTGCACGACGAAGAAGACCTCGCCCTGCTCGAAGTACGTGACCTGCTGTTCGCCCGCCTGCTGCAGTACCGCGCGTTCAAGCACGTCGCCGAAATGTTCGCCGAACTGGAAGCCGCGGCGCTGCGCAGCTACCCGCGTGCGGTCGCATTGGAGGACCGTTACTCCGCGCTGCTGCCCGAAGTGATGATCGGCGTGGACGCTGAGGCCTTCGCGCAGATCGCCGCGGCGGCGTTCACGCCGCGGCCGGTGCCGACGGTGAGCACCGAGCATCTGCACCACGCGGCGGTGTCGGTTCCCGAGCAGATCGGTAATCTGATGGCACTGCTGGAGAGCCGCGGGATCGGCCAGTGGGCGTCCTTCCGAGATCTGGTCGCCGATTGTGAAGCGCCGATCGAGATCGTCGGGCGGTTCCTGGCGCTGCTCGAGCTGTACCGGGCTCGGGCGGTAGCATTCGAACAACCTGAAGCGCTTGGTGTGCTGCAGATTTCGTGGACCGGCGAGCGGCCGACACACCAACACCTGGCGGTGGAAGAAGATCAGTATGGATAG
- the der gene encoding ribosome-associated GTPase EngA, with translation MSEDGTWVDESDWEIAEDSARDIAEAIEEAATAPPVVAVVGRPNVGKSTLVNRILGRREAVVQDVPGVTRDRVSYDALWLGRRFILQDTGGWEPDAKGLQQLVAEQASVAMRTADAIIFVVDAVVGATTADEAAAKLLQRSGKPVFLAANKVDSERGEADAAMLWSLGLGEPHPISAMHGRGVADLLDTVIDALPTVSEMSSGGGGPRRVALVGKPNVGKSSLLNRLAGDQRSVVHDVAGTTVDPVDSLIEMDGKMWRFVDTAGLRRKVGQASGHEFYASVRTHGAIDAAEVAIVLIDASQPLTEQDQRVLSMVIEAGRALVLAFNKWDLVDEDRRYLLDREIDRELVQLQWAPRVNISAKTGRAVQKLVPALEKSLESWDTRISTGRLNTFLKEVVAAHPPPVRGGKQPRILFATQATARPPTFVLFTSGFLEAGYRRFLERRLRETFGFEGSPIRINVRMREKRGPRSR, from the coding sequence ATGAGCGAGGACGGAACCTGGGTCGACGAAAGCGATTGGGAGATCGCCGAAGACTCGGCAAGAGATATAGCCGAGGCAATCGAGGAGGCCGCGACGGCACCGCCCGTCGTCGCCGTCGTCGGGCGACCGAACGTCGGTAAGTCGACGTTGGTGAACCGGATCCTGGGCCGTCGAGAAGCCGTCGTGCAGGACGTACCGGGGGTGACGCGCGACCGGGTGTCCTACGACGCGTTGTGGTTGGGCCGCAGATTCATCCTGCAGGACACCGGCGGTTGGGAGCCCGACGCGAAGGGTCTGCAACAGCTGGTGGCCGAGCAGGCATCGGTGGCGATGCGGACAGCCGACGCGATCATCTTCGTCGTCGACGCGGTGGTCGGCGCCACCACTGCCGACGAGGCGGCAGCGAAGCTGTTGCAACGCTCCGGTAAGCCGGTGTTCCTGGCGGCCAACAAGGTTGACAGCGAGCGCGGGGAAGCCGACGCCGCCATGCTGTGGTCGCTGGGTCTGGGCGAGCCGCACCCGATCAGCGCCATGCACGGCCGCGGGGTGGCCGATCTGCTCGACACCGTGATCGACGCGCTGCCCACGGTGTCAGAGATGTCCAGCGGTGGGGGAGGACCGCGCCGGGTTGCGCTCGTGGGCAAGCCGAACGTGGGCAAGAGCTCGCTGCTGAACCGGCTGGCCGGTGATCAGCGCTCCGTCGTCCACGACGTCGCGGGCACCACCGTCGATCCGGTCGACTCGCTGATCGAGATGGACGGCAAGATGTGGCGGTTCGTCGATACCGCGGGTCTGCGGCGCAAGGTGGGGCAGGCGAGCGGGCACGAGTTCTATGCGTCGGTGCGCACCCACGGCGCCATCGACGCGGCCGAGGTGGCGATCGTCCTGATCGACGCGTCGCAGCCGCTGACCGAGCAGGACCAGCGCGTGCTGTCGATGGTGATCGAGGCCGGCCGGGCGCTGGTGCTGGCGTTCAACAAGTGGGACCTGGTCGACGAGGACCGCCGTTACCTGCTGGACCGCGAGATCGACCGCGAGCTCGTGCAGTTGCAGTGGGCGCCGCGGGTGAACATCTCGGCCAAGACGGGCCGCGCGGTGCAGAAACTGGTCCCGGCCCTGGAGAAGTCGCTCGAGTCGTGGGACACCCGCATCTCCACGGGGCGGTTGAACACGTTCCTCAAGGAAGTGGTGGCGGCCCATCCGCCGCCGGTGCGCGGCGGTAAGCAACCGCGGATCCTGTTCGCCACCCAGGCCACAGCTCGCCCGCCGACGTTCGTGCTGTTCACCTCGGGGTTCCTGGAGGCCGGCTATCGACGGTTCCTGGAGCGGCGACTGCGCGAGACGTTCGGCTTCGAGGGCAGCCCGATCCGGATCAACGTGCGGATGCGAGAGAAGCGGGGACCCCGCTCTCGGTGA
- the soj_2 gene encoding cobyrinic acid a,c-diamide synthase — protein MSDDAGGGGTPETLGLTGRPPRDIPEPQPKTTHGPAKVIAMCNQKGGVGKTTSTINLGASLAEYGRRVLLVDLDPQGALSAGLGVPHYELEHTVHNLLVEPRVSIDDVLIHTRVKNLDLVPSNIDLSAAEIQLVNEVGREQSLARALYPVLDRYDYVLIDCQPSLGLLTVNGLACSDGVIIPTECEFFSLRGLALLTDTVDKVHDRLNPKLSISGILITRYDPRTVNSREVMARVVERFGDLVFDTVITRTVRFPETSVAGEPITTWAPKSGGAQSYRSLAREVIHRFGA, from the coding sequence ATGAGCGACGACGCAGGAGGCGGCGGAACACCGGAGACCCTGGGTCTGACCGGCCGGCCACCGCGGGACATCCCCGAACCGCAGCCGAAGACGACGCACGGTCCGGCCAAGGTCATCGCGATGTGCAACCAGAAGGGCGGGGTCGGCAAGACCACGTCGACGATCAACCTCGGCGCCAGCCTGGCCGAGTACGGCCGCCGGGTGCTGCTCGTCGATCTGGACCCGCAGGGCGCCCTGTCGGCGGGCCTGGGGGTGCCGCACTACGAACTCGAGCACACGGTGCACAACCTGCTGGTGGAACCGCGGGTGTCGATCGACGATGTGCTGATCCACACCCGGGTCAAGAACCTCGACCTCGTGCCCAGCAACATCGATTTGTCGGCGGCAGAGATCCAACTGGTGAACGAGGTCGGCCGGGAACAGTCGCTGGCGCGTGCGCTGTACCCGGTGCTGGACCGCTACGACTACGTCCTGATCGACTGCCAGCCATCGCTCGGCTTGCTCACCGTGAACGGCTTGGCGTGCAGCGACGGTGTGATCATCCCGACCGAGTGTGAGTTCTTCTCGCTGCGCGGCCTGGCTCTGCTCACCGACACCGTCGACAAGGTCCACGACCGGCTGAATCCGAAGCTGTCGATCAGCGGCATCCTGATCACCCGCTACGACCCGCGCACCGTAAACTCACGCGAAGTCATGGCCCGGGTAGTGGAGCGTTTCGGTGACCTCGTGTTCGACACCGTCATCACCCGCACGGTGCGCTTCCCCGAAACCAGTGTCGCCGGTGAACCGATCACCACATGGGCGCCGAAATCCGGTGGGGCGCAATCGTATCGATCTCTGGCTCGCGAGGTCATCCACCGGTTCGGCGCGTGA
- the yfcA_1 gene encoding putative permease, whose product MVLIALAGLGAGAINTLVGSGTLITFPTLVALGYPPVTSTMSNAIGLVAGGVSGTWGYRRELRGQWDRLRWQIPASFVGAALGAWLLLNLPETVFEQVVPVLLIAALVLVVVGPRIQSYARARAEAAGQSAEHVSRFQLASVVFATFAVGIYGGYFTAAQGILLIAAMGALLPEGMQRMNAAKNLLSLVVNIVAAVAYTLVAFDRISWAAAGLIAAGSLVGGFLGARYGRRLSPNALRAVIVVVGIIGLYRLLTL is encoded by the coding sequence ATGGTCCTCATCGCGTTGGCGGGTCTGGGAGCGGGCGCTATCAACACGCTCGTCGGCTCCGGCACCCTGATCACCTTTCCCACCCTGGTGGCGTTGGGCTATCCGCCGGTGACGTCGACGATGTCGAACGCGATCGGGTTGGTGGCCGGCGGGGTGTCGGGCACCTGGGGTTACCGGCGCGAACTGCGGGGACAGTGGGATCGGCTGCGGTGGCAGATTCCGGCCTCGTTTGTGGGCGCGGCGCTGGGTGCGTGGCTGCTGCTGAATCTGCCGGAGACTGTGTTCGAGCAGGTCGTGCCGGTGCTTTTGATCGCGGCGCTGGTGTTGGTGGTGGTCGGTCCGCGAATCCAGTCGTATGCGCGGGCTCGGGCCGAAGCGGCGGGGCAGTCCGCCGAGCACGTGTCGCGGTTCCAGTTGGCCAGCGTCGTCTTCGCGACGTTCGCGGTCGGGATCTACGGGGGCTACTTCACCGCAGCTCAGGGGATTCTGCTGATCGCGGCGATGGGCGCGCTGCTTCCCGAGGGCATGCAGCGCATGAACGCCGCCAAGAATCTGCTGTCGTTGGTGGTCAACATCGTGGCCGCGGTGGCGTACACCTTGGTGGCGTTCGACCGGATCAGCTGGGCCGCGGCGGGCCTGATCGCGGCCGGTTCGTTGGTCGGCGGCTTTCTTGGGGCCCGCTACGGTCGCCGACTTTCGCCCAACGCGCTGAGGGCGGTGATCGTGGTGGTGGGAATCATCGGGCTGTATCGATTGCTGACCCTCTAG
- the xerD_2 gene encoding tyrosine recombinase XerD, whose protein sequence is MTTFTTALEGQVQGYLDHLTIERGAAANTLSSYRRDLRRYIEHLTARGIDDLTKVTQTDVSEFLVALRRGDAEAGTAPLSAVSAARALIAVRGLHRFATAEGLTELDVASDVKPPTPSRRLPKSLSLDEVLALLEAAGGDSDADSPLTLRNRALLELLYSTGARISEAVGLDIDDVDTHARSVLLRGKGGKHRLVPIGRPAVTALDVYFVRGRPDLARRGRGTPAIFLNARGGRLSRQSAWQVLQDSAERAGITSAVSPHVLRHSFATHLLDGGADVRVVQELLGHASVTTTQIYTMVTVNALREVWAGAHPRAR, encoded by the coding sequence GTGACGACCTTCACAACCGCGCTCGAAGGTCAGGTCCAGGGCTATCTCGACCACCTGACCATCGAACGCGGTGCGGCCGCCAACACATTGAGCTCCTACCGCCGCGACCTGCGTCGCTACATCGAACACCTGACCGCACGCGGTATCGACGACTTGACCAAGGTGACCCAGACCGATGTCAGCGAGTTCCTGGTGGCATTGCGCCGCGGGGACGCCGAGGCCGGAACCGCCCCGCTGTCGGCGGTGTCGGCGGCGCGAGCGCTGATCGCGGTGCGAGGCCTGCATCGCTTCGCGACGGCCGAGGGGTTGACCGAACTGGACGTCGCCTCGGACGTCAAGCCGCCGACCCCGAGCAGGCGGCTGCCCAAGAGCCTGTCGCTCGACGAGGTGCTGGCCCTCCTCGAGGCAGCGGGCGGCGACAGCGACGCCGACAGCCCTCTCACGCTGCGTAACCGCGCTCTGCTGGAACTGCTGTATTCGACCGGGGCGCGCATCTCGGAGGCAGTGGGGCTCGACATCGACGACGTCGACACCCATGCTCGTTCGGTGCTGCTGCGCGGTAAGGGCGGCAAGCACCGGCTGGTCCCGATCGGCAGGCCGGCGGTGACCGCACTCGACGTCTATTTCGTACGAGGGCGTCCCGACTTGGCGCGCCGTGGCCGGGGCACACCCGCGATCTTCCTGAACGCCCGCGGCGGGCGGCTGTCGCGGCAGAGCGCGTGGCAGGTGTTGCAGGACTCCGCCGAGCGCGCCGGAATCACCTCCGCGGTGTCGCCGCACGTGCTGCGGCACTCGTTCGCCACGCATCTGCTCGACGGCGGCGCCGACGTCCGTGTCGTGCAGGAGTTGCTCGGCCACGCCTCGGTGACCACGACGCAGATCTACACCATGGTCACGGTCAACGCGCTGCGCGAGGTCTGGGCCGGCGCCCACCCGCGGGCGCGGTAG
- a CDS encoding putative O-methyltransferase: MGLRQRIPLLRWSFLRLALGVRNISTTGQVGDGREAALRDYVVANARQGDIDDVLATIDRFAYEKSFLINVGDQKGAILDAAVRRADPRLVLELGTYCGYGALRLARAAPSARIYSVELAEANADIARDVWAHAGVADRITCVVGTIGDGGRTLDALASEHGFGPDLLDVVFIDHDKAAYLADLQSILDRGWLHRGSVVVADNVKLPGAPKYREYMRRQQGTLFDTVEHRTHAEYQSLFADLVLESEYLGGQQP; this comes from the coding sequence ATGGGCTTGAGGCAACGGATCCCGCTGCTGAGGTGGTCGTTCCTGCGCTTGGCGCTAGGCGTGCGCAACATCTCCACCACCGGTCAGGTTGGTGACGGGCGCGAGGCCGCGCTTCGCGACTACGTGGTGGCCAACGCGCGGCAGGGTGACATCGACGACGTCCTCGCGACGATCGACCGGTTCGCCTACGAGAAGTCCTTCCTGATCAATGTCGGCGACCAGAAGGGCGCGATCCTCGACGCCGCGGTGCGCCGCGCCGACCCTCGCCTGGTGCTCGAGCTCGGCACCTACTGCGGATACGGTGCCCTGCGGCTGGCCAGGGCGGCACCGTCGGCGCGGATCTACTCGGTCGAACTCGCCGAGGCCAATGCCGATATCGCCCGGGATGTCTGGGCGCACGCGGGCGTCGCGGACCGCATCACGTGTGTGGTCGGCACGATCGGCGACGGCGGTCGCACCCTCGACGCGCTGGCTTCCGAGCACGGGTTCGGCCCGGACCTGCTCGACGTGGTGTTCATCGACCACGACAAGGCCGCCTACCTGGCCGATCTGCAGAGCATCCTCGACCGCGGCTGGCTGCACCGCGGCTCCGTCGTCGTCGCCGACAACGTGAAACTCCCCGGGGCGCCGAAGTACCGCGAATACATGCGCCGGCAGCAGGGCACGTTGTTCGACACCGTCGAGCACAGGACGCACGCGGAGTACCAGTCACTGTTCGCCGACCTGGTTCTCGAGTCCGAGTATCTGGGCGGACAACAGCCTTGA
- the cmk gene encoding cytidylate kinase, with protein sequence MTPLVIAVDGPAGTGKSTVSRGLARELNARYLDTGAMYRIVTLAVLRAGVELTDTEAVAATAADAELAVGYNPDEDCSYLDGEDVSSEIRGDAVTKAVSAVSAVPAVRTRLVDLQRKLASGPDSVVVEGRDIGTVVLPDADLKIFLTASAEERARRRNDQNKATGLDDDYEAVLADVKRRDHLDSTRAVSPLRPADDAVVVDTSAMTQPDVIEHLRNLVRERAGAQR encoded by the coding sequence GTGACGCCACTGGTCATCGCCGTCGACGGTCCCGCCGGAACTGGCAAGTCAACGGTGTCAAGGGGTTTGGCGCGTGAGCTGAACGCCCGGTACCTCGACACCGGGGCGATGTACCGGATCGTCACACTGGCCGTACTGCGTGCCGGTGTCGAGCTGACCGATACCGAGGCCGTCGCGGCGACCGCCGCAGACGCCGAACTGGCCGTCGGCTACAACCCCGATGAAGATTGCTCTTACCTTGACGGAGAAGACGTTTCGTCTGAGATCCGCGGCGACGCGGTGACCAAGGCGGTGTCAGCGGTCTCGGCGGTGCCCGCCGTGCGCACACGACTCGTCGACCTGCAGCGCAAGCTGGCCTCCGGGCCGGACAGCGTCGTCGTGGAGGGCCGTGACATCGGGACGGTGGTGCTGCCCGACGCCGACCTCAAGATTTTCTTGACCGCATCGGCCGAAGAGCGTGCGCGACGCCGCAACGACCAGAACAAGGCGACCGGTCTGGACGATGACTACGAGGCGGTGCTGGCCGACGTCAAGCGGCGCGACCACCTCGACTCCACGCGGGCGGTCTCGCCGTTGCGGCCTGCCGACGACGCCGTCGTCGTCGACACCAGTGCGATGACGCAGCCCGACGTGATCGAGCATCTGAGAAACCTCGTGCGGGAGCGGGCGGGAGCGCAGCGATGA
- the nudF_2 gene encoding NTP pyrophosphohydrolase, whose protein sequence is MADHDFETVSSETLYVGNIFALRADEVRMPGGHTARREVVEHYGAVAVLAMDEDRNIAMVYQYRHPLGRRLWELPAGLLDLGGEPPHVTAARELEEEAGLSATDWRVLVDLDSAPGFSDESVRVYLATGLTDVGRPEARDEEADLTLRWYPLDEAVRMVLAGEIVNSIAVSGILAANTVTDPDKLRSVDAPWTDRPTAFGRRQGLP, encoded by the coding sequence GTGGCTGACCACGACTTCGAGACGGTCTCCTCTGAAACCCTCTACGTCGGAAACATCTTCGCGTTGCGCGCCGACGAGGTGCGCATGCCCGGCGGACATACCGCCCGCCGCGAGGTCGTCGAGCACTACGGTGCCGTCGCGGTGCTGGCGATGGACGAGGACCGCAACATCGCGATGGTCTACCAGTACCGGCATCCGCTGGGCCGTCGCCTGTGGGAGTTGCCCGCCGGCCTACTCGACCTCGGAGGCGAACCGCCGCACGTCACCGCCGCGCGTGAACTCGAGGAGGAGGCCGGACTGTCGGCCACCGATTGGCGCGTGCTGGTCGACCTCGACTCCGCGCCGGGCTTCAGCGACGAGAGCGTGCGGGTCTATCTGGCCACCGGGCTCACCGACGTCGGACGCCCCGAAGCCCGCGACGAGGAAGCCGACCTGACGCTGCGGTGGTATCCGCTCGACGAGGCGGTACGCATGGTGCTGGCCGGTGAGATCGTCAATTCCATTGCCGTCAGCGGCATTTTGGCGGCCAACACCGTCACCGACCCGGACAAGCTGAGAAGCGTCGACGCACCGTGGACCGATCGGCCCACCGCGTTCGGTCGCCGTCAGGGGCTCCCGTGA